From the Methanobrevibacter sp. genome, the window ATATTTTTTCCAAAATCAGTAGTGAATGGAGGAAATACTCTAAAATCATCACTTACCATTTTGCCAATTAATCTGGAAAACAGTTCCCTAATCTCATCAAAATCATGATATTTGTAGTTAAGCTCACAGGTAATCTTTTGAGCTTCTTGAGAATAGTAATTGCATGCTAAAGCAGCATCCTCATCCATTTCAAGTGCAGTGCCATCATTAAAAATCTTTAAAAGTTCTTCCAATTCTAACATGAAAAAAATTATGTTAAAAATATTATATAAAATAATTGTTAAAAAAAAATAGTGAAAAGAGTTATTATAAATAACTCTGAATGATTATTTATTCTTCTGCTTCTTCATCTTCGTCTTCGCTTTCATCTCTTTTTTCGAAAGCATCTACGAAGTTGACTTTGGTAATTTCTTCGATGTTATCCCAGATATCTTTAGCAATTCTGAATCTTGCAAAGGTAACATCCATGTAAGATTGTTGGTCAAATTTAGCCATTTCATCTAATTTGATGTTTGCAACACCATCAACAATGTCGATTTCGGTTTTATCGATGTCAACATTAGGATTGGAGTAGTGTAACTCAATCATACTTTTGATTTTTTCTTCTTCATCATCAATGATTTCAGTTACTTCAACATCATATACTAAGTCTTTTCCTGCTAATTCGTGGTTAAAGTCAACTTTTACTCTTCCACCATTAACAGTTAAGATTTTACCAGTTGCACCTTCAGATTGGATTCTCATACCCTGAACAGGAGTCATGCCTTGTTTTTTGAATTCTCTCATT encodes:
- a CDS encoding peptidylprolyl isomerase translates to MAVNNGDFVRVNFTGKIKDTDDVFDTTYDEIAQEAGIFDDNKTYKAIPIVVGGNHLLPAIEEAIIGLGEGDKKTIEVDAENAFGPRDPSLIQLVPMREFKKQGMTPVQGMRIQSEGATGKILTVNGGRVKVDFNHELAGKDLVYDVEVTEIIDDEEEKIKSMIELHYSNPNVDIDKTEIDIVDGVANIKLDEMAKFDQQSYMDVTFARFRIAKDIWDNIEEITKVNFVDAFEKRDESEDEDEEAEE